A region from the Cryptosporangium arvum DSM 44712 genome encodes:
- a CDS encoding PASTA domain-containing protein, protein MSFQRRPRAFGPRNRGVWILLIVMLVVLALSCCAGLMVSIAQQGGDDPAPAESPSAKAAAAAPGRLTVPNLVGVRLPDAEEKLTALGFGNPRVEDSSGRDRPVLSRANWVVRSQDPKPGASVAGSTTVTLRVSKPTDTAPTGAPSEGVVPDVVCRDLQAAQDAMQAAGFFVLASADGTGQGRRQFVDRNWVVTDQSVKAGTRPVRSTRVLLTVVKIGEANDACAS, encoded by the coding sequence ATGAGCTTCCAGCGGCGGCCCCGCGCGTTCGGCCCGCGCAACCGGGGTGTGTGGATCCTGCTCATCGTGATGCTCGTGGTGCTCGCGCTGTCCTGTTGCGCCGGTCTGATGGTGTCGATCGCGCAGCAGGGCGGCGACGATCCGGCGCCGGCCGAGTCCCCGTCGGCGAAGGCCGCGGCGGCGGCGCCCGGCCGGCTGACCGTCCCGAACCTGGTCGGGGTCCGCCTACCCGACGCCGAGGAGAAGCTGACCGCGCTCGGCTTCGGGAACCCGCGGGTCGAGGACTCCAGCGGGCGCGACCGACCGGTGCTCAGCCGCGCGAACTGGGTCGTGCGGAGCCAGGATCCGAAGCCCGGCGCGTCGGTGGCCGGATCGACGACGGTGACGCTGCGCGTCAGCAAACCCACCGACACGGCTCCCACCGGGGCGCCGTCCGAGGGGGTGGTCCCGGACGTGGTCTGCCGTGACCTGCAGGCCGCGCAGGACGCGATGCAGGCGGCCGGGTTCTTCGTGCTGGCGTCGGCCGACGGCACCGGCCAGGGGCGGCGGCAGTTCGTCGACCGGAACTGGGTCGTCACCGACCAGTCGGTGAAAGCGGGGACGCGGCCGGTGCGCTCGACCCGGGTGCTGCTCACGGTCGTGAAGATCGGCGAGGCGAACGACGCGTGCGCTAGCTGA
- a CDS encoding esterase-like activity of phytase family protein, whose protein sequence is MRSAAFLLLVVLLLTGCREDAEPNAEPTKAAGPALEFLGDTTIPRSPEFGGTTVGGLSGISYDRRSGRYYLISDDRSERDPARLYTADIDVSDRKVTAKLTGTAPLRRRDGSTFPSLASGAVPPDPEGIAVHPGNGDLYWVDEGERSDNLLDPAVRIAKPSGAYVRKLPIPDELTIAPGKGPRRNQALEGISFTPDGKRFAVGMEEPLRQDGPNPTAQAGALTRVTEYDTATGRPVAQYAYPLEPLFAEPREADSGDTNGLSDLVALGGGRYLVLERAAVVDRYRITVRIFLAETRNATDVLGRNSLSGATAMTKKLLLDLDDAPGLRVDNFEGATLGPDRPDGRRTVLLVSDDNFHFLQSTRIAAFALS, encoded by the coding sequence GTGCGGTCTGCGGCATTTCTTCTCCTGGTGGTGCTCCTCCTCACCGGCTGCCGGGAGGACGCGGAGCCGAACGCCGAGCCGACGAAGGCCGCAGGGCCCGCGCTGGAGTTCCTCGGCGACACGACGATTCCGCGTTCACCCGAGTTCGGGGGCACCACGGTCGGTGGCCTGTCCGGAATCAGCTACGACCGGCGCTCGGGGCGCTACTACCTGATCAGCGACGACCGTTCGGAGCGCGACCCGGCGCGCCTCTACACCGCGGACATCGACGTGTCCGACCGGAAGGTCACCGCGAAACTCACCGGCACCGCGCCACTGCGCCGCCGGGACGGTTCGACGTTCCCGTCGCTCGCGTCCGGCGCCGTTCCGCCCGACCCGGAGGGCATCGCCGTCCACCCGGGCAACGGTGACCTCTACTGGGTCGACGAGGGCGAGCGCAGCGACAACCTGCTGGACCCGGCGGTGCGGATCGCGAAACCGTCCGGCGCGTATGTGCGGAAACTGCCGATCCCGGACGAGCTGACGATCGCGCCCGGGAAGGGCCCCCGCCGCAACCAGGCCCTGGAGGGCATCTCGTTCACCCCCGACGGGAAGCGTTTCGCCGTCGGCATGGAGGAGCCGCTGCGTCAGGACGGTCCGAACCCGACCGCGCAGGCCGGTGCGCTGACCCGCGTCACCGAGTACGACACCGCGACCGGGCGCCCGGTCGCGCAGTACGCGTACCCGCTGGAGCCGTTGTTCGCCGAGCCGCGCGAGGCCGACTCCGGCGACACGAACGGGCTGTCCGACCTGGTCGCGCTCGGCGGCGGGCGTTACCTCGTGCTGGAGCGCGCCGCGGTCGTCGACCGGTACCGGATCACGGTGCGCATCTTCCTGGCCGAGACCCGGAACGCCACCGACGTGCTCGGCCGGAACTCCCTGTCCGGCGCGACCGCGATGACGAAGAAGCTCCTGCTCGACCTGGACGACGCCCCGGGGCTGCGCGTCGACAACTTCGAGGGCGCGACGCTCGGCCCGGACCGGCCCGACGGCCGGCGCACGGTGCTGCTCGTCTCCGACGACAACTTCCACTTCCTGCAGTCGACGCGGATCGCGGCGTTCGCGCTCAGCTAG